In the genome of bacterium, the window AAGCCGGGCACGTCCACCAGCGTGATCAGCGGGATGTTGTAGATGTTGCAGGTGCGGATGAACCGCGCGCCCTTGTCGGCGGCGTCGATGTTCAGCACGCCCGCCATGACCATGGGCTGATTGGCGACGATGCCCACGGCCAGACCGCCGAGGTGCGCGAAGCCGACGACCAGGTTCGCCGCGAAGTCCTTCTGGACCTCCAGGAACACGCCGTCGTCCACCAGACGGGTGATGACCTCCTTAACGTCGTAGGCGGCGCGGGGGTCGTCGGGGATGATCCAGTCCATCGCCTCATCGTCGACGACGGTGCCGTCGAAGTGCCGCGACGGCGGCGTCTCCATGTTGTTCTGCGGCAGGTAGGTCAGCAGCGCCTTGACGATCCCGACGGCTTCCTGCTCGTCGGCGGCCACGAAGTGGATGTTGCCGGCGATCTGCATGTGGGCGCGCGCGCCGCCGAGGTCCTCGTCGGAGATGACCTCGCCGGTGGCGGCCTTGATCACCTCGGGCCCGGCGATGAACATGTGCGAGGTGCCGTCGACCATGATGATGAAGTCGGTGAGCGCGGGCGAGTAGGCCGCGCCGCCGGCGCAGGGGCCCGCCACCACCGAGATCTGCGGCACCACGCCCGAGATGAGCGTGTTGTGGTAGAAGATCTTGCCGTAGGCGGAGAGCGCGTTGACGCCCTCCTGGATGCGCGCGCCGCCGCCGTCGTTGAAGCCGACGACCGGCACGCCGCACTTCAGCGCGGTGGCCAGCATCTCGACGATCTTCGCCGCGTGCACCTCGCCGACGGCGCCGCCGCCGACGGTGAAGTCCTGCGAGAAGGCGAACACGGGCCGGCCCATGACCTCGCCCTTGCCCGTGACCACGCCGTCGGCCGGGAACGACTTGCCCGCCAGCTCGGCGCAGTTGTGCTTCACCCAGAGCCCGAACTCGACGAAGGTGTCCTCGTCGTAGAGCAGGGCCAGCCGTTCGCGCGCCGTGAGCTTGCCCTGGTCGTGCTGGCGCCGGATCTTGTCCGGGCCGCCTCCGGCCTGAAGCTCCAGGCGCCGCGCATCGAGTTCCTCGAAACGTCGCCGTGCCGCCATGTTGTCTCCTTGTGCGCAGATCGCGTCCCCGGGGTCTTCACGGCCGCGGGCTGAGGGTCCCGGTCGACAGGCCGTGGGGACGCACGGGCTACGATAAGAGACGGCTTTGGAATGTCAAGGCGGGCCGCGGCGGGCGCCTCGAATCCACGGTTTCGAAACACGGCAGCGACAAGCAGAAGCGGCCGCCCTCCCTGAGGAAGGCGGCCGCTGCGCTCGCAGACGGTCTTTTACCTGTAGATGGCCTTGACCGACCCCCACGACTCGTTCTCGTTGGCCACGGGCGAGTCGATGGTGACGGTGACCTGGCCGCAGCCGCTGTAGGCGTCCACGATCAGGTAGTACCAGCCCGAGGCCGGGGCCACGAAGCTGATGCACTCGGGGTTGCCGCTGTCGTCGCCGGCCAGGCAGGTCGCCGCGGCGTCCGCGCAGTCGGTGACGGCGTAGAGCGCCAGGTCGATGTACTCGCCGGTCGGCGACTCGCAGACCGTGAAGCTGTCGCCCTGGCCCAGGTGGATCTTGTAGGTCGCGTCGGGGCCTTCGGCGCTCCAGCCGGTGCAGCTGGCGCCGTACACGCCGGGCGAGTAGTCGTCGGCGTAGAGGCACAGGTCGAGCTCGAAGACCGTCAGGCTCTGCTCCTGCAGGTCGACGGCGCCGGCGCACAGGTCGTTGTCCGGGGCCGGCGGCGGCGGCGGCACGTCGTAGCCGGTGCCGTCGTCGACCGTCACGGCGTCCAGCACGTGCAGGTCGCCGTCGACGCCCCGGTAGCGGAAGGAGATCGTCACGGTCTGGCCGTCGTAGGCGCCCAGGTCGACGAAGAACTTCTGCCAGGCGTACTGCGCGTCGGTGGCGCTGTCGAAGTCGAAGACGGTCAGGCCGTCGACTTCGACGGTCTCGGCCACGTTCCCCGACCAGGAATCGGTGCGGCTGCCGGCCATCCAGAAGCTCAGCACCGACGATCCCGCCGACACGTCGACGGTCTGGTTGAACGAGATCGTCTCGTCCTGGAAGTTCGTCAGGTCGTAGCCCACGAAGGCGCAGTAGCTGCCCTCGAGCGCGCCGGTCGAGGTCGCGCCGCTGACGCTCCAGGTGCGGGACGGGTTGGTGACGCCGGCCGTCCAGCCGGCGGGGATCACGCCGTCCTCGAAGCCCTCGAACAGCGAACGGCTGCCAAGCAGGGGCGAACGGCTGGAATACGCCGGCCCGTGCGTGCGGTTCATGTCCAGGAAGCTCTTCAGGTCGAGACGC includes:
- a CDS encoding choice-of-anchor J domain-containing protein codes for the protein MKKWTTILVITLTCLAAATAIAGQESKDQRLDLKSFLDMNRTHGPAYSSRSPLLGSRSLFEGFEDGVIPAGWTAGVTNPSRTWSVSGATSTGALEGSYCAFVGYDLTNFQDETISFNQTVDVSAGSSVLSFWMAGSRTDSWSGNVAETVEVDGLTVFDFDSATDAQYAWQKFFVDLGAYDGQTVTISFRYRGVDGDLHVLDAVTVDDGTGYDVPPPPPAPDNDLCAGAVDLQEQSLTVFELDLCLYADDYSPGVYGASCTGWSAEGPDATYKIHLGQGDSFTVCESPTGEYIDLALYAVTDCADAAATCLAGDDSGNPECISFVAPASGWYYLIVDAYSGCGQVTVTIDSPVANENESWGSVKAIYR
- a CDS encoding carboxyl transferase domain-containing protein, which produces MAARRRFEELDARRLELQAGGGPDKIRRQHDQGKLTARERLALLYDEDTFVEFGLWVKHNCAELAGKSFPADGVVTGKGEVMGRPVFAFSQDFTVGGGAVGEVHAAKIVEMLATALKCGVPVVGFNDGGGARIQEGVNALSAYGKIFYHNTLISGVVPQISVVAGPCAGGAAYSPALTDFIIMVDGTSHMFIAGPEVIKAATGEVISDEDLGGARAHMQIAGNIHFVAADEQEAVGIVKALLTYLPQNNMETPPSRHFDGTVVDDEAMDWIIPDDPRAAYDVKEVITRLVDDGVFLEVQKDFAANLVVGFAHLGGLAVGIVANQPMVMAGVLNIDAADKGARFIRTCNIYNIPLITLVDVPG